A portion of the Falco naumanni isolate bFalNau1 chromosome 9, bFalNau1.pat, whole genome shotgun sequence genome contains these proteins:
- the HTRA1 gene encoding serine protease HTRA1 isoform X2 encodes MTVEVPSHSREQGQEHPNSLRHKYNFIADVVEKIAPAVVHIELFRKLPYSKREIPVASGSGFIVSEDGLIVTNAHVVTNKNRVKVELKNGETYEAKIKDVDEKADIALIKIDSQGKLPVLLLGQSADLRPGEFVVAIGSPFSLQNTVTTGIVSTTQRGGKELGLRNSDMDYIQTDAIINYGNSGGPLVNLDGEVIGINTLKVTAGISFAIPSDKIKKFLTESHDRQAKGKAVTKKKYIGIRMMSLTPSKARELKDRHKDFPDVVSGAYVIEVIPETPAEAGGLKDNDVIISINGQSISSASDVSDIIKKDSTLNMVVRRGNEDVMLTVVPEEIDP; translated from the exons gcCAAGAACATCCTAATAGCCTGCGGCACAAATACAACTTTATTGCAGATGTGGTGGAGAAGATAGCTCCTGCTGTGGTTCACATTGAATTGTTTCGCAA ACTTCCTTATTCAAAAAGGGAGATTCCTGTTGCCAGTGGTTCAGGGTTCATTGTCTCAGAAGATGGACTGATAGTGACAAACGCCCATGTCGTCACCAATAAAAACCGGGTGAAGGTGGAGCTGAAGAATGGTGAAACATATGAAGCTAAAATTAAAGACGTTGATGAAAAAGCTGACATTGCACTAATTAAAATAGATTCTCAG gGTAAATTGCCAGTTCTTCTGCTTGGTCAGTCCGCAGACTTGAGACCAGGAGAATTTGTGGTTGCGATTGGAAGTCCATTTTCCCTTCAAAACACAGTGACAACAGGGATCGTTAGTACCACTCAGCGTggagggaaggagctggggcTCCGCAACTCCGATATGGACTATATTCAGACAGATGCCATCATCAAT TATGGAAACTCTGGAGGACCCCTAGTAAATCTG GATGGTGAAGTCATTGGAATTAACACATTAAAAGTTACAGCAGGGATCTCATTTGCTATCCCATCGGATAAAATAAAGAAGTTCCTAACTGAATCCCATGACAGACAAGCTAAAG gaaaagctgtaaccaaaaagaaatacattggCATACGAATGATGTCTCTAACTCCTAG caAAGCTAGAGAGCTGAAGGATCGCCATAAAGACTTTCCTGATGTTGTCTCTGGGGCCTATGTTATTGAAGTTATTCCAGAAACACCAGCTGAAGC tggtgGCCTGAAGGACAACGATGTGATTATAAGCATCAATGGACAGTCGATAAGTTCAGCCAGTGATGTCAGTGACATTATAAAAAAGGACAGTACATTGAACATGGTTGTACGCAGGGGCAACGAAGATGTTATGTTAACAGTAGTTCCTGAAGAAATCGATCCCTAA